The Colletotrichum destructivum chromosome 8, complete sequence genome includes the window GCGGAAACTACTTGAATCAAGACGACTTCAGCCTGGACCAGCTGTCCTGTTTCGACGCAGTCGTTTTTGCGGCAGGCAGCGACGTTCGCCACGTGCCAGAGGGCAAAGGCGCAGATGATCACTACCTTTACGCCAACGGGGAGGCTATACCAGCCTTCGCCAAGCGCGCAAAACAAGCCGGCGTCAAGAAGTTTGTGCACGTCGGAAGCGCCTACTGGCATTTGCTCCCCGAATCAGTCGCCTCGAGTCCGTATGTCCGCTCACGGAAGTTGGCTGCGGACGGAGTCACGGGGCTAGCCGGCCCCGACTTCCACGCCTGCAGTCTCGACCcgcccatcgtcgtcggcacgGTTTCGGGCATGAACAGCCCATTGTTTCGCGCCTATATTGACTATGGAAAGGGCCTCTTACCCATCCCCGTGTTCGCTCCGCTGGGGGGTATGAACTTCATTTCCACCAAGTCGCTTTCGGAGGCCGTTGCCGGTGCCCTTGAAAACAGCCATGCTGTGTCGGGAAAGGCAATCCTGCTTGGCGACAAGACCATGACTTATGCGGAGTACTTTGAAATGTTCTTCAGAGCCGTTGGGAACCCCCAGAAGCTTCCGGTTTTGGACCAAGACCACCCACTCTTGCCTCGAGCGACGCTCTACGGAGGGAGCAAGGTGATCGATTACGAGCCTAAAGCTGAGGAACTAGCGGCATTGGGAGGCTATCGCCGCGACGACATTGAGAACGCTGTCGCCGAGCTAGTATTGTAAAGAACTCGTGCATCATAAGTAACTGCGTTTATCCAACCGCGTTTTCTCATCTGCTCATGAATATAACCAATGGTTTTAAAATCACAACGAGCTTGACCCTCTTGAGgctctgcttctgcttctgcgAGTCGTTCATTTTGACAAACTGGATGGCCCCTGTTATGTCTACTGAGGATTCCGACTTGAGCTTTCTCAaacgaagacggcggcccCTTCCGCCGCTTGagcccgggggggggggcatgaTGGCAAGGTGAATCACGGGATGAGGAGTGCTGTTGCGGGATCTGACGGAGCCAAGAGACAATATCATCATCCGACAGTCGGGCCATGACGATGAAGGTGGAGGCAGCTGGCGACAACGCTGTGCGGTGTTGAGGACGCGCGCGGACAAGGTGGGATGATCTCGTCAACTGGGTGCACATCGATTTGTTCATGTCGCGGCGACTAAAAGAAAGTGGTCGTTGTTgggtgttgttcttgttcttgatcTGTTGTTAGGCGGTAACTCCCATCCCCCACCCCTCACTATCTTATCGCCGCTTATCGCAAGTCGCGCGGGCATATGCTCAGTGGTAAAGTACCTAGAGGCTCTGTTCACACCCACTGAGACCGCCAACGCATTGGATGACTAAGGCTGCAGCAGGGCTCAATAGGGTGATCAAGTCGCCTCGATTCTGCATGCCAAAAAACCATTCCttacacaacacacacacacacacatgtcGGACACGATTTCGTCGGGGGACAGGAGACGACGGTTTGCAAAGGCAAGTCCACACAACTTGCGGAAACGTTCCTGATGTACGGATACTAACGGGATCGAGCAGGCATGCGATCTATGTCGCGCCAAGAAAGTGAAATGTGACGGCACCAGACCTGTCTGCGGCAAGTGTCTCAACCTGCAGGCGGCTTGCAACTACGCCGATGTCAGCAAGCCAACGCAACGACGGCAACCCCGCCAACAGGCTTGCCAAATCGCTGCTTCGGGCTCATCTCCGAGAACACCGCATCATGGCGCCACTCCAGAAGGGCCTAAGCATCAAGGTCCTGTTCAGCGGCAGAGCCGCACTCCCTCAGCCGGCCAGAGTTCCAGTTCCCGGTCACAAGGCCTGGGCAGTGTTTCTCTGTCTGAAGCAATGCCTTCCCAAGACCCATCGAATTCGGGTATGTCTTGCACAGAGGCGTCCTGATTCATATTCGCTAGCTTATGCAACTCAACCAAGACCATACAGCCCGAGACTCATTGATGGGGGCTGGCCGAGATTTGCGGTATTTCGGTATGCGCCCTCTTTTGTTTGCTTGTTTGATCACGAAAGCAGCTCAGCCTCTCAGGCTTCCAACGTCCAATGCTGATACGACTCAGGCTCTTCTTCGGCAATTTCGTTGCTTCGAACCCGGCCCCTTTCAGCAGAACTTCCAGCCACCCGTGAAAGGACTGGAAGGCCAGACTCGGAGGCAGGGCCCTGGTCTCTTTGGACTCATCCCAGATTACAGGGCGTCTTCGAGAGGAGGTCACACTGTCCCCTCCCGCCTTGGACTGAAGCTTTGTCATTGGTAAATGCATTCTTTGAGCAGGAACACACGGCACTGCCTCTGTTCCACCCACCGGCCTTTATCGCTCTTCTCGGGCAACAGTACTCGGGAGAATCTGAACGAAGCCCCGCTTGGTGGACTGCATTTAACGCTGTCCTCGCAATCTCCCACCGACAACGCGTGGAAGAAGGCAAGTCGGCGGAGAGGGAGCGGATGTGGGGTTACGCTGCAAACGCCCTGGATACtgtcctcgacatcctcctgAGAGTCACGCAACTCATGTCAGTCCAGGCCCTTCTGATCCTTGCCTGGTTCTTCCTGGGAACCCCTAATCCACAACCCAGCTTCATGCTGGTGGCAAACGCCATCCGTCTAGCCCACTCCATCGGACTCCACAGAAAGAACTGCGGCTCCTCCTTGAGTCCGATAGAACGGGCGACTCGAATGAATGTGTTCTGGCTGGCATTTTCCTTGGATAGGGAGCTGAGCCTTCGTACGGGCAGACCTCCCGCACAAGACTTTGGCGACTTTGATGTGGATCTGCCTGATCCGCAGATGCAGCCTGATTTCAGCAACGGTTGCCCCTCGACTCTATCTTTCAATGCATTTTTTGCTGGCACCCGACTTGCCGTCATTCAGGCCAAGCTATACTCTGAGATGTACTTGAGCGAATCGCTTCTACCCGAGGCTGTCAGGGAAGCGACCAGAAGTCTTGATCGAGACCTGCAGGACTGGCGGGAAACATTTTCgttcggcctcgacctcgaaggcTGCCCGGGGCTATCGAGGCACGCTGCGATCCTGCGCCTTAATTACACATACTATCACACCGTCATTCTGGTTCACAGGGCCCAAAGCGACATAGACTGGAGGTCCAGCAACTTGGAAAACCCCCAGGCTTTCTCCTCTCAATCCATTGAGCACTCAGTACAAGCTGCAAGGTCCATATTGAAGATTGGGCCCCTCGTCCCGGACACCTGGCAAAGTGTTCTATGGTGGGTTGCACACGCTGACACATGCTCTCATTTTTGAACTCGGAAACAGGGCAGCGCTAACAACATTACATTGCAGGGATGTTATTCCCATCAACGTGACGGCCATCATCGTTCTGTCCCTGCACATTCTGCGTCGACCGGACTCCCACAGCGCAGCTGATGATCTGAGCCTCATCTCCAACGGTGTTCGACGTCTCATCTCGCTTGGCCATGAGGAAACTGATTCATATCTGAGACCTGTCACCGCAGCGTGCCAGGGCGTCTACAATGCTGCTGTGAAGGCTGCGAGAGCACATAGCATTATGTCACTGGAGAGCCTTGATCGTGACCTCGGACGCTCCGTCACGGTCTCGAGTGGAACTGAAGCCGGCCCGGGAAGCCGAACGTATGGCCTGAGAATCTCTctgcagacgacgccgagggcggcctccCCCTTCAGGTTTGAGTCGGAACCCGGGTTGCTCACAAACCCACGGAGTCCACTCGtcgacaccaccaacaacattCCATGGGATCAAACAATGACGGACAGAGAAATAGTTCCTTGGGAGTTTGAATATCTTCTAGGCGACAACTGCTTCGATCTTTTTGGATGAATCTGTACCAAAGCGTTACCGCAATCAGAGTACTAAGACACCCATTCAGGCTTTGATCGTCCTCTCCTTCCAGTCGGCACCTCCCATGCGAGGGTGGTTGATGAGAATTTGAATGCAGGTGCCAGAACTTTGATGTTGTGTTCAAGCCCGTACTCTTTCCCGGACATGTCCCAGAAGTACTCCGGATGGGTGAAGAGATCCGGACGAACCTTTTGCCAAGACGCGTGCGTTTTCCCAACAAGAACGTTCATGTCATCGCAATGACGCGGGAGGAACTGAGGGTCCCTCGCTCGTAGCTCCCGCTGTTGGTCTTCGGAATATAGTCCGAGCTGATAATACCAGATGTTGTACTGAGTCAGGCTGATGTCGATATCAAAAGTGACATCCTCCTTCGTGCGCGCCAGCAAGGCTTGGACGGCAGCCGTAGCGCCCACTAGTCCAGTTTGGTAGTCCGAGTTGGCTGGGAAGGTTGGTCAGAACCTTTCAAAGCAGTCTCTGGCTCAAGGAGATATAATACTTACGAAGCAGTGGCACtacagcctcgtcgagcccgaggaaCTTGCCCTGCAGGTAGGACAAGCCTACCAAGCAATCGCTGATCTGTTGCCACCCAGATCGATGGGCGAGCGGGCCCTTGAAGCCGTAGCAGTTCTCCCGTATGTAGATGAGACTGGGGCTGAGCTTGCGCAGCGTGGCACTGTCGAATCCGAGTCTCTCCAAGACACTAGGGCGGTACCCGTCTACAAGAATGTCGGCGCCCTTCACCAGCTCTGCAAACGCGCTTATTCCCTCGTCGGTTTTCAGGTCAAGGTTGGTGTCCCTCTTTCCGGTCTGGAGGTCCACCATTGTTGGGGCGTACTCGGGCAGCTTGTCGCAGGAAACCCGAAGGACATCAGCCCCGAGGAGGCTTAGGAGCTTGGAGACCGCCGGAGCCGCGATAACGCGAGAGAAGTCGATGATTTTGATGCCGGCGAGAGGCTTGAAGTCAGCATTGTCCTTTGTCCGTGGCCACTCTTTTCGCGGTGCCGGGACTCTGGTCGCACTCCACAAAGGCTCCTTTGACATGATGTTGCCATGCTCGCTGCTGAAGAACTCGTCTGGCGTGTAGCAGATCACACCGGCTTGCTTGTGCTGCTCGTTGGCGGTCCGTTCGATTTCCTCGGAATCCCACTGAGCGACCTTGTCGGCGTAGATTTTGATGGCCTCTTCGGGGCTCACGTCGACATCGCTGACacccatcatcctcatcgtggGCTCGGCGTTCATGGATCCGTGCAGTTGATACCAGCGGCCGTCTTTTGTCTTGTACACGTTGGTGGCGAACCGTCTGATGGGATCGGACATCCGATGAAGATCCATCTTGGAAAGCTCCTCCGCCATCTTGGGGTGCTGCACGAACGACTTGCCGCCGATGGTGGGGAGCAAGACGGATGCCAAGAACAGGGTCGCGACGTCGGTGTTCACCTGGACATCCTGGAGCTCAATGCCATACCGCTCTGCAgcggcgacgttggccgcggtggcgaggagggctGTGAGGGAGGCGCATGACTCTGTAATCTTCAACGGGGTGAGCACGAAcggcttgtcgtcgtctgcgACGAACTCGACTTTCTTGGCCGCGTCTTTGAAAGAAGGTGGGAGGTTGAGTCCAGGGTCGTTGAGTAAGACGTCGTTTAGGATACGAGTTGCCTCGCCGGAGATGGTGTACTTTGTCATGATAGTAGTGTTCCGATCCAATCCTTGAGTTTGACGAGTCCAGTTGTCCGCAaaccttttccccctctccgGATGCGCGCCGTTTTAAAAGAAGACGATCACTCCTACTTGTCCGTCCATGATGCGTGAATACTTGAGTGGTTCGAGTCAGAAGACCCGTACGCTCCACACAGTTCATGCCAAAACcccggtggtggtgggcaACGTTAACTTGATTTCCTCCTACTATAACTGTGTTCCTCATGTCACTTTGCTGTCAAACTTATTTGTTGCATTCTCGAGCAGATGTGGACGTGCTTTTGTTAGTTTGCAATTCTTTCCAACCTTTACTTTTTTCTAAATGTCTAAAGAACAATCTACACTCATCTTCGAGCTGCAGCCAACGGACGGTGTGAATGAGGGGAGGCAAATATGGAGACCCTGAACCACTTAGAAACAACGAATCGGAGTTCTGATGCCGGAGTTCTGGCTCGGAGTTGTGACATGAAAAGCTTCGACGCCGGAGTTTCGGCACTAGGTTGATTCAATCCAGCTCGATGACGTGCCGAACATGACGACCATCACTTAGTGCAATCACACATAGTTCGGAACTAGTTGAACCGGCAATGTTGATTCCTCTAAACTTACGACCGGTCTAGACT containing:
- a CDS encoding uncharacterized protein (Putative transcription factor domain, fungi), with the protein product MSASQRNDGNPANRLAKSLLRAHLREHRIMAPLQKGLSIKVLFSGRAALPQPARVPVPGHKAWAVFLCLKQCLPKTHRIRLMQLNQDHTARDSLMGAGRDLRYFGSSSAISLLRTRPLSAELPATRERTGRPDSEAGPWSLWTHPRLQGVFERRSHCPLPPWTEALSLVNAFFEQEHTALPLFHPPAFIALLGQQYSGESERSPAWWTAFNAVLAISHRQRVEEGKSAERERMWGYAANALDTVLDILLRVTQLMSVQALLILAWFFLGTPNPQPSFMLVANAIRLAHSIGLHRKNCGSSLSPIERATRMNVFWLAFSLDRELSLRTGRPPAQDFGDFDVDLPDPQMQPDFSNGCPSTLSFNAFFAGTRLAVIQAKLYSEMYLSESLLPEAVREATRSLDRDLQDWRETFSFGLDLEGCPGLSRHAAILRLNYTYYHTVILVHRAQSDIDWRSSNLENPQAFSSQSIEHSVQAARSILKIGPLVPDTWQSVLWDVIPINVTAIIVLSLHILRRPDSHSAADDLSLISNGVRRLISLGHEETDSYLRPVTAACQGVYNAAVKAARAHSIMSLESLDRDLGRSVTVSSGTEAGPGSRTYGLRISLQTTPRAASPFRFESEPGLLTNPRSPLVDTTNNIPWDQTMTDREIVPWEFEYLLGDNCFDLFG
- a CDS encoding Putative NAD-dependent epimerase/dehydratase, NAD(P)-binding domain superfamily, producing the protein MSSAKMNILVIGGTGAIGGHAAVYLKSKGHNVTIAGRQPPAEVPVLAELPFLRGNYLNQDDFSLDQLSCFDAVVFAAGSDVRHVPEGKGADDHYLYANGEAIPAFAKRAKQAGVKKFVHVGSAYWHLLPESVASSPYVRSRKLAADGVTGLAGPDFHACSLDPPIVVGTVSGMNSPLFRAYIDYGKGLLPIPVFAPLGGMNFISTKSLSEAVAGALENSHAVSGKAILLGDKTMTYAEYFEMFFRAVGNPQKLPVLDQDHPLLPRATLYGGSKVIDYEPKAEELAALGGYRRDDIENAVAELVL
- a CDS encoding Putative CoA-transferase family III, giving the protein MTKYTISGEATRILNDVLLNDPGLNLPPSFKDAAKKVEFVADDDKPFVLTPLKITESCASLTALLATAANVAAAERYGIELQDVQVNTDVATLFLASVLLPTIGGKSFVQHPKMAEELSKMDLHRMSDPIRRFATNVYKTKDGRWYQLHGSMNAEPTMRMMGVSDVDVSPEEAIKIYADKVAQWDSEEIERTANEQHKQAGVICYTPDEFFSSEHGNIMSKEPLWSATRVPAPRKEWPRTKDNADFKPLAGIKIIDFSRVIAAPAVSKLLSLLGADVLRVSCDKLPEYAPTMVDLQTGKRDTNLDLKTDEGISAFAELVKGADILVDGYRPSVLERLGFDSATLRKLSPSLIYIRENCYGFKGPLAHRSGWQQISDCLVGLSYLQGKFLGLDEAVVPLLPNSDYQTGLVGATAAVQALLARTKEDVTFDIDISLTQYNIWYYQLGLYSEDQQRELRARDPQFLPRHCDDMNVLVGKTHASWQKVRPDLFTHPEYFWDMSGKEYGLEHNIKVLAPAFKFSSTTLAWEVPTGRRGRSKPEWVS